One window of Cohnella hashimotonis genomic DNA carries:
- a CDS encoding GNAT family N-acetyltransferase, whose translation MRIIYATEADYEYLREHDQHVLENLIAQKICQNEIYLFKSDNDDTIGWMRYGYFWDNTPFMNMIWIDESYRGKGFGRTAIRFWEEEMKQRGFKLAMTSTLSNEEAQHFYRKSGYRDSGCLLLEREPLEIIFTKNLC comes from the coding sequence TTGAGAATTATTTACGCGACTGAAGCCGACTATGAATACTTAAGGGAACATGATCAACATGTGTTGGAAAACTTAATTGCGCAGAAAATATGCCAAAATGAAATATATCTATTTAAATCGGACAATGATGACACGATCGGCTGGATGCGCTATGGATACTTTTGGGACAACACGCCGTTCATGAATATGATCTGGATCGATGAATCCTATCGCGGCAAAGGATTCGGAAGGACAGCTATACGCTTCTGGGAAGAGGAGATGAAGCAAAGGGGCTTTAAGCTGGCGATGACGTCTACTTTATCTAACGAAGAGGCGCAGCATTTCTATAGAAAGTCCGGCTATCGGGATTCGGGTTGCTTGCTGCTTGAGCGGGAGCCTTTAGAAATTATATTTACGAAAAACTTGTGTTAA
- a CDS encoding DinB family protein: protein MISLGADTIVLFKQFTDWTDSLRRIDERVWTGPVAEGKATVAEIIAHLQHWDQYLIDTVIPAIKRGEGVTFPAFDAFNRIAYAYARSGVAKDRLLDEFKQTRHALVERLLEEPEVAAKYVTVNGIETCPHTGTPYSLLYIIHEFNDHDRHHQGQIAAVI, encoded by the coding sequence GTGATCAGCTTGGGCGCCGATACGATCGTTCTTTTTAAGCAATTCACGGACTGGACGGATTCTTTGCGGAGGATCGATGAACGGGTATGGACGGGGCCTGTTGCCGAGGGGAAAGCGACCGTAGCGGAGATTATCGCGCATTTGCAGCATTGGGATCAGTACCTGATCGATACGGTCATTCCCGCGATTAAGCGCGGCGAAGGGGTGACGTTTCCGGCGTTCGATGCGTTTAACCGGATCGCGTATGCGTACGCCCGGTCGGGCGTGGCCAAAGATCGCCTGCTCGACGAATTCAAGCAAACGCGCCATGCGTTGGTCGAACGTTTGTTGGAGGAGCCCGAAGTTGCGGCAAAATACGTAACGGTAAACGGCATCGAGACTTGCCCGCACACCGGTACGCCCTATTCGCTGCTCTATATCATCCATGAGTTTAACGATCACGACCGTCATCATCAAGGTCAAATCGCAGCGGTCATCTGA
- a CDS encoding HAD family hydrolase: protein MSYKAILFDLDNTLLNYSMSELKSMQNTVEKHGLIHKATFSWNTFWALFSDVNFRYWNERLVSNYTIYQVLEYSFRDTLQGLALDHSEARLLSTLYWETFCRACDFEEHAMEILTHLHGRHKLAIISNGIGEAQRSRLAAGGMNHFFDALIISDEVGYWKPDKKIFDEALRQLSIDRSEALFVGDSLRDDYVGAVNAGIDFCYYNRAGLPIDADVRPKYVVHSLMNVASLLGN from the coding sequence GTGAGCTACAAGGCGATTCTCTTTGATCTCGACAATACGTTGTTAAACTACTCGATGAGCGAGCTCAAATCCATGCAGAACACCGTAGAGAAGCATGGGCTCATTCATAAAGCGACTTTTTCTTGGAACACTTTCTGGGCGCTTTTCAGCGACGTCAACTTCCGTTATTGGAACGAGCGACTGGTATCCAACTATACGATTTATCAAGTTCTCGAATACTCGTTCCGGGATACGCTCCAAGGTCTTGCGTTGGATCACTCGGAAGCGAGACTCCTCTCTACGTTATACTGGGAAACGTTTTGCCGCGCTTGCGATTTCGAGGAGCATGCCATGGAGATCTTGACTCACTTGCACGGCAGGCACAAGCTGGCCATCATCTCCAACGGCATCGGCGAAGCGCAGCGAAGCAGGCTTGCGGCGGGCGGGATGAATCACTTTTTCGATGCCCTGATTATTTCAGATGAAGTAGGGTATTGGAAGCCCGACAAAAAAATATTCGACGAAGCGCTCCGGCAATTAAGCATTGACCGCAGCGAGGCATTGTTCGTCGGCGATTCGTTGCGGGACGATTACGTTGGAGCCGTCAACGCCGGCATCGACTTCTGCTATTACAATCGAGCGGGCCTACCGATCGATGCGGATGTTCGCCCGAAGTATGTCGTTCATAGCTTGATGAATGTGGCTAGCTTGCTGGGAAATTAA
- a CDS encoding TatD family hydrolase — MSYSNPIVDIGINLMHRSFNHDREAVVEKAIASGVTPLVITGTSLRSSQEAARYAGQYPGKLYATAGVHPHDAKSCSPDTIRKLRELAAQPQVVAIGECGLDYNRDFSPRDVQRRWFGEQIKLAIELDMPLFLHDREAHQDFISILKEHGAPKAVVHCFTGTYAELKAYLELGFYIGITGWICDERRGKPLRDLVRNIPLNRLMVETDAPFLTPRDLQEKPAEGRNEPKFLPHILQAVARCIGKPAEEVAKATTETAREFFRLT; from the coding sequence ATGAGTTATTCCAATCCAATTGTCGATATTGGCATCAACCTGATGCACCGCTCGTTTAACCATGATCGTGAGGCGGTCGTCGAGAAGGCGATTGCGAGCGGCGTCACGCCGCTTGTCATTACAGGAACCAGTCTTAGAAGCAGTCAAGAAGCGGCACGTTACGCCGGGCAATATCCGGGCAAGCTCTATGCGACGGCGGGGGTGCATCCTCATGATGCCAAGAGCTGCAGCCCGGACACGATCCGGAAGCTTAGGGAGTTGGCTGCCCAGCCGCAAGTCGTCGCGATCGGGGAGTGCGGGCTGGACTACAACCGGGATTTCTCGCCGCGGGACGTGCAGCGCCGGTGGTTCGGCGAGCAGATCAAGCTTGCGATCGAACTCGATATGCCGCTTTTTCTGCATGATCGGGAGGCGCATCAGGACTTCATATCCATCCTGAAGGAGCATGGCGCGCCAAAAGCGGTCGTTCATTGCTTCACCGGAACCTATGCGGAGCTGAAGGCCTATCTGGAGTTGGGCTTCTACATCGGGATTACGGGCTGGATCTGCGACGAGCGAAGGGGCAAACCGCTGCGGGATCTCGTGCGGAACATTCCGCTGAACCGCCTGATGGTGGAGACGGATGCGCCGTTCTTGACGCCTCGAGATCTGCAGGAGAAACCGGCGGAGGGAAGGAACGAGCCCAAGTTCCTGCCGCACATCCTGCAAGCCGTGGCGCGTTGCATCGGCAAGCCGGCCGAAGAAGTGGCGAAGGCCACGACGGAGACCGCTAGAGAATTTTTTCGCCTAACATAG
- a CDS encoding DUF4038 domain-containing protein, producing the protein MFAKRRLAGLTAFLLILGLLLEAIPATLPAAAAGAKAYETAPEPSYLVSKGAAVAGYNGMTFNDGVPANLTDGLPDTLAGGYGRVDLVIDLERKQPLNYVRILFNRMWSGDNTVYVSDDGESWQTVVSGSEGQYDYLKDTTATDENQPNELGALLPDGTEGRYVRVTTKDWANLYEVEVYTSQEPLAENKDYAASAPDGSRLVSQGASVTGYNGMKFNDGEPASLTDGNPGTMAGGYGTVDFYVDLGRKLTLDYVKILFNRMWQGTNKLYVSDDAEHWTAVLSGDGSAYDYLKDKTATNGETQPNELGALLPAGTEGRYVRFTARDWANLYEFQVYSSQPIPIERIAVQGPAKLEVVKGLTMKLNAVYEPATATRQEVTWQVATKEGSSGDASIDPSTGLLTARSPGIVTVTATAADGSGIAGSTDIAIVSAGETWREQELALVSAKTYDDPFLAVDVTATFTGPHGEKLTRPAFWDGGHTWKVRFAPTSAGQWTVTTASNVSDDAGLNKGEPVSFEVIPYAGPLDIYQRGFLKADEGKRYFTYGDGTPFFYLGDTHWLMPDERFDSSNVDGVDSQFKYAVDHRVSQGYTVYQSEPLYSNGMGLNVTRGIQSDSLAKLADIDRKFQYIADAGLVHANAALTFTSVLGVTDPDVLKRLGRYWQARYGAYPVLWTVAQEIDPKFGDLDPQYWKLVAQGIADSDDYKHPMTAHMAAVPSFETTWGDLPFHSWFAAQVLTLTKDFYQSFMAYPQVKPVITYETGYENNVTTADSPRKTPYIAFQNGSFGFGYGSQGVWAINHSPDDWFHYGSYYRWFDGLNATAGSQMTYFKRFYSSLEWWKLTPVFGDASYADFAARDNTFMAVDGSRTFVVYFADSDKKTGTLKKMADTAYKAQWYDTRTGAYTLISDRVVPVNGEWTVPEKPDGEDWVLLVTSAESALAPKLDVMSADNATTVFVRQGTLQMSAAIAGSDRTGSVNWTVVNTDGTPTSLATVNEAGLLTAAGAGNGIVRVVAAMKDGSGMSGAKTVIIARQDKSEPPAKAGKITIKDGGKRQLLAYFEPNDTLDQRAAWAVYEADGVTPTDKAQITPDTGIIYLLKEGTVKVVATARDGSGVSGTYEYTIKFDDKIVNPLFEGATVTASTTDYLNDYRPVKAITSQYGDWKGWTSDTNVKASYDNPQWLQVAFKAPTTFNHLEVYSTQGYQIKDFDVQYWDGTKWVALYSVKGNTSNAVKALIPEVTTDKVRIVGYKGDGLGIIRVSAIEVYQDAQSHDARLKTLAYGEAGASVPGFEAEKTGYDVVLPSGTAAAPVVTAAPMHEKATVKIVQPESATGKAVVEVTAEDGETKSTYEVRFSVAPESGGPSPGTGTGTGNGNGNGNGNGNGNGNGNGTNPGEGPGTDPGTQPGGPGSGALPADVPAAHWAADSIREAVRLGIVNGYQDGTFQPNRKVSRAEFAVMLGRALKPEREEAGSSANAGTAAFADAASIAPWALPYVTQAVEQGWFSGYADGTFRPGAAMTRVEMAVLIARAAGLQTDEESGLSAISFADADRIPKWAVPYVAAAAKAGLIKGIGGNRFDPAGIVTRAQAVTIVMAVLNRS; encoded by the coding sequence TTGTTTGCGAAAAGACGGTTGGCAGGCCTGACGGCCTTCCTGTTGATTCTCGGTCTGCTGCTGGAGGCGATCCCCGCGACGCTTCCCGCGGCTGCGGCCGGGGCCAAAGCTTACGAGACGGCGCCCGAGCCTTCCTACCTCGTGTCGAAGGGGGCGGCGGTCGCCGGCTATAACGGAATGACCTTTAACGACGGCGTTCCGGCCAATCTTACGGACGGCCTGCCGGACACGCTGGCAGGGGGTTACGGGCGCGTGGATCTGGTGATCGATCTGGAACGGAAGCAGCCGTTGAATTATGTCCGGATCTTGTTCAACCGGATGTGGAGCGGCGACAATACCGTGTACGTCTCGGACGATGGCGAGAGCTGGCAGACCGTCGTCTCGGGCAGCGAAGGGCAATACGATTATTTGAAGGATACGACCGCGACGGACGAGAATCAGCCCAATGAGCTCGGGGCGCTGCTGCCCGACGGGACGGAAGGCCGTTATGTCCGCGTGACGACCAAGGACTGGGCGAACCTGTACGAGGTCGAGGTGTATACTTCCCAGGAACCATTGGCCGAAAATAAGGATTACGCGGCCTCTGCGCCTGACGGATCGCGGCTGGTCTCGCAGGGGGCAAGCGTGACCGGCTACAACGGCATGAAGTTCAATGACGGCGAACCTGCCAGCTTGACCGACGGGAATCCCGGCACGATGGCGGGCGGGTACGGCACGGTCGATTTTTATGTCGACCTCGGCCGCAAGCTGACGCTCGATTACGTGAAGATCCTTTTTAACCGGATGTGGCAGGGCACGAACAAGCTCTACGTCTCCGACGATGCCGAACACTGGACGGCCGTGCTGAGCGGCGACGGCAGCGCGTACGACTATCTGAAGGATAAGACGGCGACGAACGGAGAGACGCAGCCGAACGAGCTGGGAGCGCTGCTGCCCGCGGGGACGGAAGGCAGGTACGTCCGCTTCACCGCACGCGATTGGGCCAATCTGTACGAGTTCCAGGTATACTCCTCCCAGCCGATTCCGATCGAACGCATTGCGGTGCAGGGGCCGGCGAAGCTTGAGGTCGTGAAGGGCTTGACGATGAAGCTGAACGCCGTCTATGAGCCCGCCACCGCCACTCGGCAAGAGGTTACCTGGCAGGTCGCGACCAAGGAAGGCTCCAGTGGCGACGCATCGATCGATCCGTCGACCGGACTGCTGACCGCGAGATCGCCCGGCATCGTCACCGTGACGGCAACGGCTGCGGACGGCTCGGGCATCGCCGGTTCGACGGATATCGCAATCGTGTCCGCAGGCGAGACCTGGCGGGAGCAGGAGCTCGCGCTGGTAAGCGCCAAGACGTACGACGATCCGTTCCTCGCCGTCGACGTAACCGCGACCTTCACGGGTCCGCATGGCGAGAAGCTGACCCGTCCGGCCTTCTGGGACGGCGGCCATACGTGGAAGGTCCGCTTCGCGCCGACGTCGGCCGGGCAATGGACGGTAACGACGGCTTCGAACGTATCCGACGATGCCGGCTTGAATAAGGGCGAACCGGTCTCTTTTGAAGTTATTCCGTACGCCGGACCGCTCGATATTTATCAACGGGGCTTCTTGAAGGCAGATGAAGGGAAACGATATTTCACCTACGGTGACGGCACGCCTTTCTTTTATCTGGGCGACACGCACTGGCTGATGCCGGACGAAAGGTTCGATTCCTCGAACGTCGACGGCGTCGATTCGCAGTTCAAGTACGCGGTCGACCATCGCGTCAGCCAGGGCTATACCGTGTACCAGTCGGAGCCGCTGTATTCGAACGGCATGGGCTTGAACGTGACCCGCGGCATCCAATCGGACAGCCTGGCCAAGCTCGCGGATATCGACCGCAAATTCCAATATATCGCGGATGCCGGACTGGTGCATGCCAACGCAGCGCTGACGTTCACCAGCGTACTCGGCGTGACGGACCCCGATGTGCTGAAGCGGCTGGGCCGCTACTGGCAAGCGAGGTACGGCGCATACCCGGTGCTCTGGACGGTTGCGCAGGAGATCGACCCGAAGTTCGGCGATCTCGATCCGCAATATTGGAAGCTAGTGGCGCAAGGCATCGCCGACAGCGACGACTACAAGCACCCGATGACCGCCCATATGGCGGCGGTTCCTTCGTTCGAGACGACCTGGGGTGACCTGCCGTTTCATTCCTGGTTCGCGGCCCAGGTGCTGACCTTGACGAAGGACTTCTATCAATCGTTCATGGCTTACCCGCAGGTCAAGCCGGTCATCACGTACGAGACGGGCTACGAGAATAATGTGACGACGGCCGACAGCCCGCGAAAAACGCCTTACATCGCGTTCCAGAACGGATCCTTCGGCTTCGGCTACGGGTCCCAGGGCGTGTGGGCCATCAACCATTCGCCGGACGATTGGTTTCACTACGGTTCGTACTACCGTTGGTTCGACGGGCTGAACGCGACTGCAGGCAGCCAGATGACGTATTTCAAACGGTTCTATTCGAGTCTCGAGTGGTGGAAGCTGACGCCGGTATTCGGCGATGCGAGCTATGCCGACTTCGCTGCGCGCGACAATACGTTCATGGCCGTAGACGGCAGCCGGACGTTCGTCGTTTATTTCGCCGACAGCGACAAGAAGACGGGGACGCTGAAAAAAATGGCCGACACGGCGTACAAAGCGCAGTGGTACGACACGAGAACCGGAGCGTATACATTGATCTCCGATCGCGTCGTTCCGGTCAACGGAGAATGGACCGTTCCCGAGAAGCCGGACGGGGAGGACTGGGTGCTGCTCGTCACCTCCGCAGAGTCCGCGCTCGCGCCTAAGCTGGATGTCATGAGCGCAGACAATGCCACGACCGTTTTCGTACGGCAGGGCACGCTGCAAATGTCGGCTGCGATCGCCGGCAGCGACAGGACCGGCAGCGTGAACTGGACGGTCGTGAATACGGACGGCACGCCGACTTCATTGGCGACCGTTAACGAAGCCGGCTTGCTGACGGCGGCCGGGGCGGGCAATGGAATCGTCCGGGTGGTGGCTGCCATGAAAGACGGCAGCGGCATGTCGGGCGCCAAGACGGTCATCATCGCCCGGCAGGACAAAAGCGAACCGCCGGCCAAGGCAGGGAAGATTACGATCAAGGATGGCGGCAAACGTCAACTGCTCGCTTACTTCGAGCCAAACGATACGCTCGATCAGCGTGCGGCATGGGCCGTCTACGAGGCGGATGGCGTCACGCCGACCGACAAGGCGCAGATTACGCCCGATACGGGCATCATCTATCTGCTCAAAGAGGGAACCGTCAAGGTGGTTGCCACCGCCAGGGACGGATCGGGCGTCAGCGGCACCTACGAGTATACGATCAAGTTCGACGACAAGATCGTCAATCCGCTGTTCGAGGGCGCGACGGTCACCGCGTCAACGACGGACTATCTGAACGACTATCGTCCGGTCAAGGCGATCACGAGCCAATACGGGGACTGGAAAGGGTGGACGTCCGACACGAACGTCAAGGCATCCTACGACAACCCGCAATGGCTGCAGGTGGCGTTCAAGGCGCCGACGACATTCAATCATTTGGAGGTGTATTCCACCCAAGGCTATCAGATCAAGGACTTCGACGTGCAATATTGGGACGGAACGAAGTGGGTGGCGCTCTATTCGGTCAAGGGCAACACGTCCAATGCGGTCAAAGCGCTCATCCCGGAAGTCACGACGGACAAAGTCCGGATCGTCGGCTACAAGGGCGATGGGCTAGGGATTATCCGGGTCAGCGCGATCGAAGTGTATCAGGACGCGCAGTCGCATGACGCGCGGTTGAAGACGCTCGCCTATGGCGAGGCCGGTGCTTCGGTGCCGGGCTTCGAAGCGGAGAAGACCGGATACGACGTCGTGCTGCCTTCGGGCACGGCGGCTGCGCCGGTCGTCACGGCGGCGCCGATGCATGAGAAGGCAACAGTAAAGATTGTGCAGCCCGAGTCCGCGACGGGAAAAGCCGTCGTTGAAGTGACCGCGGAGGACGGCGAGACGAAGTCGACCTATGAGGTGAGATTCTCCGTTGCGCCGGAAAGCGGGGGGCCGTCGCCAGGGACCGGTACTGGAACCGGCAATGGTAACGGCAACGGCAACGGCAACGGTAACGGCAACGGCAACGGCAACGGCACAAATCCGGGTGAAGGGCCGGGCACGGATCCGGGGACGCAGCCCGGCGGTCCGGGCAGCGGAGCCTTGCCGGCCGACGTTCCGGCAGCGCACTGGGCGGCGGACAGCATTCGCGAAGCGGTCCGGCTCGGCATCGTCAACGGGTACCAGGACGGAACGTTCCAGCCGAATCGCAAGGTGAGCCGGGCGGAGTTCGCCGTCATGCTGGGGCGGGCGTTGAAGCCTGAGCGTGAAGAAGCAGGCTCAAGCGCAAATGCAGGGACGGCGGCGTTCGCCGATGCGGCCAGCATTGCCCCATGGGCGCTACCGTACGTGACCCAAGCGGTTGAACAGGGCTGGTTCTCCGGCTATGCCGACGGCACCTTCCGTCCGGGCGCGGCGATGACCCGGGTGGAGATGGCGGTGCTGATCGCTCGGGCGGCGGGCTTGCAGACGGACGAGGAATCGGGACTATCCGCGATTTCCTTCGCCGATGCGGACCGCATTCCGAAGTGGGCGGTACCTTACGTAGCCGCCGCCGCGAAGGCCGGACTGATCAAAGGCATTGGCGGCAACCGCTTCGATCCGGCCGGCATCGTAACGCGCGCCCAAGCCGTAACAATCGTTATGGCCGTGCTGAACCGGTCGTAG
- a CDS encoding alpha/beta hydrolase-fold protein, protein MPVSSHSRQADSPQNTVANYQLFLPHDYSSTEADYPMILFLHGMNRRGRDIELLDGYGLAWFAENQQHFPFIVVSPQCPADSDWTKEYEWTVALVGDIQRNYRVDANRIYAAGFSMGGHGVWDYASRSPRPFAAYVPMSGWFDPSRAALFKEVPIWTFHCEDDNRVPVSETKAMVQALTSIGTPVQATYYTGLRHDANKVIAETFSNAALIAWLLNYKNNGEGVSL, encoded by the coding sequence ATGCCTGTAAGCAGTCATAGTCGCCAAGCCGATTCGCCTCAAAACACGGTCGCTAACTATCAGTTATTTCTCCCCCATGACTATTCCTCGACCGAAGCGGACTATCCGATGATCTTATTTCTTCACGGCATGAACAGGCGAGGCAGAGATATTGAACTTTTGGACGGGTATGGGCTTGCCTGGTTCGCAGAAAACCAACAACATTTCCCGTTTATCGTCGTCTCTCCGCAATGTCCGGCCGACTCGGATTGGACGAAGGAATATGAATGGACCGTCGCGTTGGTTGGCGACATTCAAAGGAACTATCGTGTCGACGCGAATCGGATATACGCAGCCGGATTCAGCATGGGCGGACATGGGGTCTGGGATTACGCTTCCAGGTCGCCGCGGCCGTTTGCCGCCTATGTACCGATGTCCGGCTGGTTCGACCCGAGTCGAGCGGCGCTGTTCAAGGAGGTTCCGATCTGGACGTTTCACTGCGAGGATGACAATAGGGTTCCTGTGTCCGAGACCAAAGCAATGGTCCAAGCATTGACGTCCATCGGCACGCCGGTTCAGGCTACCTACTATACCGGATTGCGACATGACGCGAACAAAGTAATCGCAGAAACGTTCAGTAACGCCGCGTTGATCGCATGGTTATTAAACTATAAAAATAATGGGGAGGGCGTGTCGCTGTGA
- a CDS encoding response regulator gives MIRVMLIDDEEDALDLLEILLRQLGDVEIAGRYMNPVQALDALEGSAVDAVFLDNQMPGILGTEAARRIRQTMPTMPIIFTTAYSEYAVEAFEIQSTDYLLKPFTIDRLQNAVTRIRQSLPQLTSQANRSGSAEPSPTPVVQCLGGFQIQASEAGKGGVSWKTKKEKELCAYLVHHEGKSANAAAIIEALWPGYDLNKAKTYLYTCLSYLRKTLTEHRVPIRIHKFDQGFMAELEGVTVDVADFERCLTALAPAQDVSAYDRMNQLYQGEYMEACDFGWAVPRQLEIRASYIRALRGWHSSFRGQGRAELAADSLQRILALAPESELDGRELMRLHLEAGDRHEAHRVGRQLEQAVRIQLAAELEEETLQLIRQTTDEAFRGVR, from the coding sequence ATGATTCGCGTGATGCTTATTGACGATGAAGAAGATGCCCTGGATTTGCTGGAGATCCTGCTCAGGCAGTTGGGGGATGTCGAGATCGCCGGCAGATACATGAATCCGGTTCAGGCGCTCGATGCGTTGGAAGGTTCAGCCGTGGATGCGGTGTTCCTCGACAATCAGATGCCGGGCATCCTGGGGACGGAAGCGGCCAGAAGGATCCGGCAGACGATGCCTACGATGCCTATCATTTTCACGACGGCCTATTCGGAGTACGCGGTCGAAGCGTTCGAGATCCAATCGACCGATTATTTGCTGAAGCCGTTTACGATAGACCGGTTGCAGAACGCGGTGACGCGCATCCGGCAATCATTGCCGCAACTAACTTCCCAAGCGAACCGGAGCGGGAGCGCCGAGCCGAGCCCCACGCCTGTCGTCCAATGCTTGGGCGGGTTCCAGATCCAAGCGTCGGAAGCCGGCAAGGGCGGCGTGTCCTGGAAGACGAAAAAGGAAAAGGAGCTTTGCGCGTACCTCGTCCATCACGAAGGGAAGTCCGCGAATGCGGCGGCGATCATCGAAGCGCTGTGGCCGGGCTACGATCTGAACAAGGCGAAGACGTATTTGTACACATGCCTGTCCTATTTGCGGAAAACCTTGACGGAGCATCGCGTACCGATCCGCATCCACAAGTTCGATCAAGGCTTCATGGCCGAGCTGGAAGGCGTGACAGTCGATGTCGCGGACTTCGAGCGATGTCTGACCGCCCTAGCGCCGGCTCAAGACGTAAGCGCATACGACCGGATGAACCAGCTGTACCAAGGCGAATACATGGAGGCTTGCGATTTCGGCTGGGCCGTGCCCAGGCAGCTCGAGATCAGAGCCTCGTACATCCGCGCCCTTCGCGGCTGGCACTCGTCGTTCCGGGGGCAGGGCCGTGCTGAACTGGCGGCGGACAGCCTGCAGCGCATACTGGCGCTCGCCCCCGAGTCCGAGCTGGATGGACGAGAGCTGATGCGGCTGCATCTGGAGGCGGGCGATCGACATGAGGCCCATCGCGTCGGCCGCCAGCTCGAGCAGGCGGTGCGGATCCAACTGGCTGCCGAGCTGGAGGAGGAGACGCTTCAGCTGATCCGCCAGACGACGGACGAAGCCTTCAGGGGCGTCCGATGA